The following are encoded together in the Mesoplodon densirostris isolate mMesDen1 chromosome 2, mMesDen1 primary haplotype, whole genome shotgun sequence genome:
- the ANGPTL7 gene encoding angiopoietin-related protein 7, with protein sequence MLKETLSAVAWLCIFTVAFVSHPVWAQKPPKRKTPAELTVAGCCEEAKELKAQIANLSSLLSDLSRKQERDWVSVVMQVMELESNSKRVESRLTEAESKYSEMNSQIGIMQLQAAQTVTQTLADAIYDCSSLYQKNYRISGVYKLPPDDFLGSPELEVFCDMETSGGGWTTIQRRKSGLVSFYRDWKQYKQGFGSIRGDFWLGNDHIHRLSRRPTRLRVEMEDWEGNMRYAEYSHFVLGNELNSYRLFLGNYSGNVGNDALVYHNNTPFSTKDKDNDNCLDKCAQLRKGGYWYNCCTDSNLNGVYYRLGEHNKHLDGITWYGWHGSSYSLKRVEMKIRPEDFQP encoded by the exons ATGCTGAAAGAGACTCTCTCGGCCGTGGCCTGGCTCTGCATTTTCACCGTGGCCTTTGTCAGCCACCCAGTGTGGGCACAGAAGCCCCCTAAGCGCAAGACACCTGCAGAGCTCACTGTGGCCGGCTGCTGTGAGGAGGCGAAGGAGCTCAAGGCCCAAATTGCCAACCTAAGCAGCCTGCTGAGCGACCTGAGCAGGAAGCAGGAAAGGGACTGGGTCAGCGTGGTCATGCAGGTGATGGAGCTGGAGAGCAATTCCAAGCGCGTGGAGTCGCGGCTCACAGAGGCTGAGAGCAAGTACTCCGAGATGAACAGTCAGATCGGCATCATGCAGCTGCAGGCAGCGCAGACCGTCACCCAGACCTTGGCAG ATGCCATCTATGACTGCTCGTCTCTCTACCAGAAGAACTACCGCATCTCTGGAGTGTATAAGCTTCCTCCCGATGACTTCCTGGGCAGCCCTGAGCTGGAG GTGTTCTGTGACATGGAGACTTCAGGTGGTGGCTGGACCACCATTCAGAGGAGAAAGAGTGGCCTTGTCTCCTTCTACCGGGACTGGAAGCAGTACAAGCAGGGCTTTGGCAGCATCCGTGGGGACTTCTGGCTGGGGAACGACCACATCCACCGGCTCTCCAGGCGGCCAACCCGGCTACGCGTGGAGATGGAG GACTGGGAGGGCAACATGCGCTACGCTGAGTACAGCCACTTTGTCTTGGGCAATGAACTGAACAGCTACCGCCTCTTCCTGGGGAACTACAGCGGCAACGTGGGGAACGATGCCCTTGTCTATCACAACAACACACCCTTCAGCACCAAGGACAAGGACAATGACAACTGCTTAGACAAGTGTGCCCAGCTCCGGAAAG GTGGATACTGGTACAACTGCTGCACAGACTCCAACCTCAATGGCGTTTACTACCGCCTTGGGGAGCACAACAAGCACCTGGACGGCATCACCTGGTACGGCTGGCATGGGTCTAGTTACTCCCTCAAACGAGTGGAGATGAAAATCCGCCCAGAAGACTTCCAGCCGTAA